A genomic segment from Bacteroidales bacterium encodes:
- the murQ gene encoding N-acetylmuramic acid 6-phosphate etherase, whose translation MKYITEQNSRYDNLERMSTDEILKKINTEDKTIACCVEKALPQIKILTNQVLKKIKNGGRLFYIGSGTSGRLGIVDASECPPTFGVKNNLVIGIIAGGDKAIRNAVEGAEDNFEAGWNDLKKYKVNKKDFVIGISASGTTPYVVGAIQKCEQNKITTGCITSNKNSPLAVESQYPVEVVGPEFITGSSRMKSGTAQKMILNMVSSCVMIKLNKIKGNKMVDMQLKNKKLVERGAGIIKSELKISHNKAKELLLKYGSVRKVLENKK comes from the coding sequence ATGAAATATATTACAGAACAGAATTCCCGTTATGATAATCTCGAAAGGATGAGCACTGATGAAATTTTAAAAAAAATAAATACGGAAGACAAAACCATTGCTTGTTGCGTTGAAAAGGCATTACCTCAAATAAAAATATTGACAAATCAGGTATTGAAGAAAATAAAAAACGGCGGAAGATTATTTTATATAGGTTCGGGTACAAGCGGACGACTTGGCATTGTTGATGCTTCGGAATGTCCTCCTACTTTCGGTGTTAAAAATAATTTGGTGATTGGCATTATTGCCGGCGGTGATAAGGCAATACGAAATGCCGTTGAAGGTGCCGAAGATAATTTTGAAGCAGGGTGGAACGATTTGAAAAAATATAAAGTAAATAAAAAAGATTTTGTAATTGGTATTTCCGCATCGGGCACTACGCCTTATGTTGTGGGTGCAATTCAAAAATGCGAACAGAATAAAATAACCACCGGTTGTATTACATCAAATAAAAATTCACCTCTTGCGGTAGAATCACAATATCCTGTTGAGGTTGTTGGACCCGAATTTATAACAGGCAGCAGCAGAATGAAAAGCGGTACTGCACAAAAAATGATTTTAAATATGGTGTCTTCCTGTGTGATGATTAAGCTCAATAAAATCAAAGGAAATAAAATGGTGGATATGCAGCTTAAAAATAAAAAACTTGTTGAAAGAGGTGCCGGAATTATAAAATCGGAATTGAAAATATCACACAATAAAGCAAAAGAACTACTTTTAAAATATGGAAGTGTAAGGAAAGTTCTGGAAAATAAAAAATAA
- a CDS encoding NAD-dependent epimerase/dehydratase family protein, translated as MILVTGGTGLVGSHLLFELLKTEERIKAIKRSESNLNLTKKIFSYYSNDYEKIFSRIDWVDADVCDLQALTIAMKGIEKVYHCAAKISFHKKDFELMVKTNVEGTANVVHAAIENKIKKICYISSIAAIGRAKREIDEITEETTWNESHHNSNYSKSKYSAEKEILKGIENGLNAVIVNPSVIIGPGDWKKGSANLIYTVSKGMKYYTLGVNGYVDVRNVVKSMIQLMNSEIKNERFIISSENLTYKDLFFLIADSLHCKRPYIRVNMFISKIALAVNTLLKLFGNDYDIITPETARTANNKYFYSSKKIKERLNFEFIPINKSIDDTCKLFLKDMKS; from the coding sequence ATGATTTTAGTAACAGGCGGTACAGGTTTAGTTGGTTCGCATCTTTTATTTGAACTTTTAAAAACAGAAGAAAGAATAAAAGCAATTAAAAGAAGCGAAAGCAATCTTAACCTTACAAAAAAAATATTCAGTTATTATTCTAATGATTACGAAAAAATATTTTCCCGCATTGATTGGGTTGATGCTGATGTATGCGATTTGCAAGCATTGACAATCGCAATGAAAGGAATAGAAAAAGTTTATCATTGTGCTGCTAAAATTTCCTTTCATAAAAAAGATTTTGAACTGATGGTGAAAACAAATGTTGAAGGAACTGCAAATGTTGTCCATGCAGCAATTGAAAATAAAATAAAAAAAATATGTTATATAAGTTCCATTGCAGCAATAGGAAGAGCGAAAAGAGAAATTGATGAGATTACCGAAGAAACCACATGGAATGAATCTCACCATAATTCAAATTATTCAAAAAGTAAATATTCTGCCGAAAAAGAAATTTTAAAAGGAATAGAAAACGGTTTGAATGCTGTAATTGTAAACCCTTCTGTTATCATAGGTCCCGGCGACTGGAAAAAAGGAAGTGCCAATTTAATTTATACTGTCAGCAAAGGAATGAAATATTATACACTTGGAGTTAACGGTTATGTTGATGTGAGAAACGTAGTAAAATCTATGATTCAATTAATGAACTCAGAAATTAAGAATGAAAGATTTATTATTTCGTCTGAAAATTTAACTTATAAAGATTTATTTTTTTTGATAGCAGACAGTTTGCATTGCAAAAGACCATATATCCGCGTAAATATGTTTATCAGCAAAATTGCATTAGCGGTAAATACTTTATTGAAATTATTCGGTAATGATTATGATATTATAACTCCCGAAACTGCAAGAACAGCGAACAATAAGTATTTTTATTCAAGCAAAAAGATAAAAGAAAGATTAAACTTTGAATTTATTCCGATAAATAAAAGTATTGATGATACTTGTAAATTATTTTTGAAGGACATGAAATCCTGA
- a CDS encoding aldehyde dehydrogenase family protein, with product MKKNITSVLERLEIKPLNSGVTTGTIWLEAKGDITTSISPIDNKEIAKVKNATLQEYEAVMATAEKAFKTWRAIPAPKRGEIVRQIGDALRKNKDDLGFLVSLEMGKIYQEGLGEVQEMIDICDFAVGQSRLLNGFTMHSERKEHRIYDQYQPLGIVGVISAFNFPVAVWAWNAMLAAAAGDVVIWKPSSKTPLCAIATQNIIAKVLKENNLPEGIFSMLVAKSSVLGDNFAADKRIPLFSVTGSTKVGKRISEIAGKRLGKTIMELGGNNAVIVSDNSDLNMAVNSIVFGSVGTCGQRCTSTRRVIIQEKVYDEIKNKLTNAYRQITNRIGNPLEPDTLVGPLIDNSSVKSFLNAIAEIKKEGGNIICGGNVLEGEKYSSGNYIVPVLAEAKNNFKIVQEETFAPILYLIKYKTIDEAIAINNDVPQGLSSAIFTLNIREAEKFLSECGSDCGIANVNIGTSGAEIGGAFGGEKDTGGGRESGSDSWKQYMRRQTNTINYSNELPLAQGIKFDI from the coding sequence ATGAAAAAAAATATAACTTCTGTTTTGGAAAGGTTAGAAATTAAACCTTTGAATAGTGGTGTTACCACCGGTACAATTTGGCTGGAAGCAAAAGGTGATATCACAACTTCCATTTCACCAATTGACAATAAAGAAATCGCAAAAGTTAAAAACGCCACACTTCAGGAATACGAAGCAGTGATGGCAACAGCCGAAAAAGCATTTAAAACATGGCGTGCAATACCCGCACCAAAACGCGGAGAAATTGTTCGCCAGATTGGAGATGCATTAAGGAAAAATAAAGATGACTTAGGATTTCTTGTTTCTCTTGAAATGGGAAAAATATATCAGGAAGGATTAGGGGAAGTGCAGGAAATGATTGACATCTGCGACTTCGCTGTTGGTCAGTCGAGATTGCTTAATGGATTTACAATGCACTCCGAAAGAAAAGAACACAGAATATATGACCAGTATCAGCCACTTGGAATAGTAGGAGTAATTTCTGCTTTTAATTTTCCGGTTGCCGTGTGGGCATGGAACGCCATGTTAGCAGCAGCAGCCGGTGATGTTGTAATATGGAAGCCAAGTTCAAAAACTCCACTTTGTGCAATTGCCACACAAAACATTATTGCAAAAGTTTTAAAAGAAAATAATTTACCCGAAGGAATTTTCAGCATGCTCGTTGCAAAATCATCGGTGCTTGGTGATAATTTCGCTGCCGATAAAAGAATACCTTTATTTTCAGTAACCGGCTCTACAAAGGTTGGAAAGCGCATTTCGGAAATTGCAGGTAAGCGGCTCGGCAAAACTATTATGGAACTTGGCGGCAATAATGCAGTTATTGTTTCCGATAATTCCGATTTAAACATGGCAGTAAATTCCATTGTTTTCGGCTCGGTTGGAACATGTGGTCAAAGATGCACTTCAACAAGAAGAGTGATTATACAGGAAAAAGTTTACGATGAAATTAAAAATAAATTAACAAATGCATACAGGCAAATAACCAACAGAATAGGAAATCCGCTCGAACCTGATACATTAGTTGGTCCTTTAATTGATAATTCTTCTGTTAAAAGTTTTTTAAACGCAATTGCAGAAATTAAAAAAGAAGGCGGAAATATTATTTGCGGTGGAAATGTTCTTGAAGGTGAAAAATACTCTTCGGGAAATTACATTGTACCTGTTTTAGCAGAAGCAAAAAATAATTTTAAAATAGTTCAGGAAGAAACATTTGCTCCTATTCTTTATCTTATAAAATATAAAACCATTGATGAGGCAATTGCCATAAACAATGATGTTCCGCAAGGTTTATCTTCGGCAATATTTACTTTAAATATCCGTGAAGCAGAAAAATTCTTATCAGAATGTGGCTCTGATTGTGGAATTGCAAATGTTAATATCGGCACATCAGGCGCTGAAATCGGTGGTGCTTTTGGCGGTGAAAAAGATACCGGCGGCGGTCGCGAATCCGGTTCCGACTCATGGAAACAATACATGCGACGACAAACCAATACTATCAATTACAGTAATGAGCTTCCTTTGGCACAAGGAATAAAATTTGATATATAA
- the pruA gene encoding L-glutamate gamma-semialdehyde dehydrogenase, protein MNNALFNFYDPKNEEVLNYEPGSEARKKLTKEIETLQSSEIEIPLIIGGKEIRTGKTAKVVMPHAHGHILATYHLATEKEVKMAIDAALKAHEEWSNISWVVRASILIKAAELISTRHRHLLNAATMLGQSKNIREAEIDAACETVDFLRYNAFFASKIYSDQPKSNFNQLNRMEYRSLEGFVFTVSPFNFTAIASNLNMSPVLMGNTTVWKPASTSLYSNYYLMKIFKEAGLPDGVINFVPGKGSMIGETVLSHKYYAGIHFTGSNKTFNWLWRKMSDNLQNYKSYPRIIGETGGKDFIFVHPSANPLEVAVGITRGAFEYQGQKCSAASRGYVPKSLWKQIKELLLQMCDEIKMGDVRDFKNLVNAMIDEPAFDNAMKYIEETKNSTDAKIIAGGKGDKSKGYFLEPTIIETTNPHYKTMVEEIFAPIMTIYVYDDKDYDEALKLCEETSPYGLTGSVFSTDRIAIASACEKLRYAAGNFYINDKPTGATVGLQPFGGSRGSGTNDKAGSDMNLLRWTSPRTLKESFAPPTDFRYPFME, encoded by the coding sequence ATGAACAACGCACTATTTAATTTCTACGACCCCAAAAATGAAGAAGTATTAAATTATGAACCCGGCAGTGAAGCCAGAAAAAAACTAACAAAAGAAATTGAAACTCTCCAGTCATCAGAGATTGAAATACCTTTAATCATTGGCGGAAAAGAAATAAGAACAGGCAAAACCGCAAAAGTAGTGATGCCTCATGCTCACGGACATATACTCGCAACGTATCATTTAGCAACCGAGAAAGAAGTGAAGATGGCTATTGATGCGGCTCTCAAGGCACATGAAGAGTGGTCAAACATTTCATGGGTTGTAAGAGCATCAATTCTTATTAAAGCTGCCGAACTCATATCAACGAGGCACAGACACCTTTTAAACGCAGCAACAATGCTTGGTCAGAGCAAAAATATTCGTGAAGCAGAAATTGATGCTGCATGTGAAACTGTTGACTTTCTGAGGTACAACGCTTTTTTTGCTTCAAAAATTTATTCCGACCAGCCGAAATCGAACTTCAACCAACTAAACCGTATGGAATACCGCTCCCTCGAAGGTTTTGTTTTTACCGTAAGCCCCTTTAATTTTACCGCTATTGCTTCCAATCTGAATATGTCGCCTGTATTGATGGGCAATACAACAGTATGGAAACCTGCATCCACTTCTTTATATTCCAATTATTATTTAATGAAAATATTTAAAGAAGCAGGATTGCCTGATGGTGTAATTAATTTTGTCCCCGGCAAAGGCTCAATGATAGGAGAAACAGTTTTATCACATAAATATTATGCAGGAATTCATTTCACCGGCTCTAACAAAACATTCAACTGGCTTTGGAGGAAAATGAGCGATAATCTTCAAAATTACAAATCATATCCGAGAATTATCGGAGAAACAGGAGGCAAAGATTTTATTTTTGTACATCCTTCGGCAAATCCACTTGAGGTTGCAGTGGGAATAACAAGAGGCGCTTTCGAATATCAGGGACAGAAATGCTCTGCTGCATCACGTGGATATGTACCTAAATCATTATGGAAGCAAATAAAAGAACTTCTTTTACAAATGTGTGATGAAATAAAAATGGGTGATGTAAGGGATTTTAAAAATTTAGTGAATGCAATGATTGACGAACCTGCTTTTGATAATGCCATGAAATATATTGAAGAAACTAAAAATTCAACCGATGCTAAAATTATTGCAGGCGGAAAAGGCGACAAATCAAAAGGATATTTTCTCGAACCTACAATTATTGAAACTACAAATCCACATTACAAAACCATGGTCGAAGAAATATTCGCACCAATAATGACAATTTATGTTTACGATGATAAAGATTATGATGAGGCATTAAAGCTTTGTGAAGAAACATCACCTTACGGATTGACTGGCTCTGTTTTCTCAACCGACAGAATTGCTATTGCCAGTGCTTGTGAAAAACTAAGATATGCAGCAGGTAATTTTTATATCAACGATAAACCCACAGGTGCAACAGTCGGCTTGCAGCCATTTGGCGGCTCAAGAGGTTCGGGTACAAACGACAAAGCAGGCAGCGACATGAATCTTTTAAGATGGACAAGCCCTAGAACACTTAAAGAATCATTTGCACCGCCAACTGATTTCAGATATCCGTTTATGGAGTAG
- a CDS encoding T9SS type A sorting domain-containing protein, whose product MKKLLLLSIIVTLAFASAFAQLSVMVNSKTICNGSSTTLTATATGGVQPYSYTWSSGQSTSSIIVTPNGTTTYKITITDNTPSTATAQATVTVNAKPSISAQGPEKICSGTITEIVARGAITYTWGNSLGNSSSITVSPTITTTYSVTGTDGNGCTNPGNSIVTVLPPESLITVSNPSICNGMTAIINTSSGFNSNCKYIWSNTTTAKSITVSPTHTTTYTLTVSEYSDSPPSINVNCCITNAVVSVLGSGICNLIKAGTVYNDLNNNGVKDAGEPPLPNIIVHQNQGSEDYYYSTDSLGSYKVNYISGTYNINIPSPPKFSTVTPTSQTMTNATDTVNKFGIYTPDIYDVRVSLTASNRARPGFDTYYYINYENTGNQNADGYVQLVFNSGLNYTSSEPAHSFKSGNTVKWDFTNLLPGERRYINIKFNIPSSVMVGVYLNSTVSIVPALTDAYLFDNADTIYQFVTNSYDPNDKIVSKELITPNQVASEPYLNYTVNFQNTGNDTAYTVIIKDTLDENLNIPTLETIGSSHSCVFSMRALGVCEWKFNNILLPDSNINEPKSHGFVKYKVKINNTLIKDDSITNKAYIYFDANVPVLTNTAITRIDDKANDVSKKAVNTNLALQVFPNPANTQITIELPQTAKQSTIIIYNINGEEVIKQQTTNNKTKIDVSTLPCGIYFIKVVAQDGVTVRKFIKN is encoded by the coding sequence ATGAAAAAACTACTTCTACTTTCAATTATCGTTACACTTGCTTTTGCGAGTGCTTTTGCTCAATTAAGTGTAATGGTTAATTCTAAAACAATTTGTAACGGCAGTTCAACAACTTTAACAGCAACAGCAACCGGTGGCGTACAACCTTATAGTTATACATGGAGTTCAGGACAATCAACTTCATCTATTATTGTTACGCCAAATGGGACTACAACATATAAAATAACTATTACCGACAATACTCCTTCCACCGCTACTGCTCAAGCAACAGTAACAGTGAATGCAAAGCCAAGTATATCCGCACAGGGTCCTGAGAAAATTTGCTCGGGAACAATAACAGAAATTGTTGCAAGAGGAGCTATTACATACACATGGGGTAATTCATTAGGAAACTCTTCTTCTATTACCGTTTCTCCTACAATCACAACAACTTATTCTGTAACAGGAACAGATGGAAACGGTTGTACAAACCCTGGCAATTCCATAGTTACAGTTCTTCCGCCAGAATCTTTAATTACTGTCAGTAACCCTTCTATTTGCAATGGAATGACTGCAATTATTAATACAAGTAGTGGATTTAATAGTAATTGTAAATATATTTGGAGTAACACTACTACAGCAAAAAGTATTACTGTTTCACCCACCCACACAACTACATATACTTTAACTGTTTCCGAGTACTCAGATTCTCCTCCAAGCATAAACGTAAATTGTTGCATAACAAATGCAGTTGTATCAGTATTAGGAAGCGGTATTTGCAACTTAATAAAAGCAGGAACAGTATATAATGATTTAAACAATAATGGAGTAAAAGATGCAGGAGAACCGCCATTGCCAAATATAATTGTTCATCAAAATCAGGGCTCAGAAGATTATTATTACAGCACCGATAGCTTAGGCAGTTATAAAGTAAATTATATAAGCGGAACATATAATATAAATATTCCAAGCCCGCCAAAGTTCAGTACGGTAACTCCAACAAGCCAGACAATGACTAATGCAACAGATACAGTAAATAAATTTGGTATTTACACACCAGATATTTATGATGTACGAGTTAGCTTAACTGCATCAAACAGAGCAAGACCGGGCTTTGATACATATTATTATATAAATTATGAAAACACAGGAAATCAAAATGCAGATGGTTATGTGCAATTGGTTTTCAACAGCGGGTTAAATTACACCTCAAGCGAGCCAGCACATTCTTTTAAGTCAGGCAATACAGTTAAATGGGACTTTACTAATTTATTACCGGGTGAAAGAAGATATATAAATATAAAATTTAATATACCTTCGTCTGTTATGGTTGGTGTTTATTTGAATTCAACTGTTTCAATAGTACCTGCACTAACAGATGCATACCTTTTTGACAATGCAGATACAATATATCAGTTTGTTACCAACTCTTACGACCCAAATGATAAAATTGTGTCTAAAGAATTAATTACACCAAATCAAGTTGCAAGCGAACCTTATCTGAATTATACTGTAAACTTTCAGAACACAGGAAACGATACAGCTTATACGGTTATAATTAAAGATACTCTTGATGAAAATCTTAATATACCCACTCTGGAAACCATTGGTTCAAGCCATTCATGCGTTTTCAGCATGAGAGCATTAGGAGTTTGTGAGTGGAAATTCAATAACATACTTTTGCCCGATAGCAATATTAACGAACCAAAGAGTCATGGCTTTGTAAAATACAAAGTGAAAATAAACAATACATTGATAAAAGATGATTCAATCACCAACAAAGCATATATTTATTTCGATGCTAATGTGCCTGTTCTAACAAACACAGCAATCACAAGAATTGACGACAAAGCAAATGATGTTTCAAAAAAAGCAGTGAATACAAATTTGGCATTGCAAGTGTTTCCAAATCCGGCAAACACCCAAATAACAATCGAACTCCCGCAAACAGCAAAACAAAGCACAATTATAATTTATAACATAAACGGAGAAGAAGTGATAAAACAACAAACAACAAATAACAAAACGAAAATTGATGTCAGCACTTTGCCATGCGGAATTTATTTTATAAAAGTTGTAGCTCAAGATGGCGTAACTGTTAGAAAGTTTATTAAAAATTAA
- a CDS encoding carboxypeptidase regulatory-like domain-containing protein — translation MKKFQENKLNMYYVVRSTDERFQSSWTGNAPFAASHNAFVAIIPLIEQNRDAQIVENTGVTIDKTLKRDTMTDKALFIANRVKSYATVTGNNELLGNVKYTASDMKKARDTDVVGICDTIWAKANANVAALSTYGVTAAMLTDLQAAITAYVAVIPKPRATRTQTKNATENIEMFFKQADDILTKRLDVDIEVFRATKPDFYSQYKTARIILGSGNGLTSVIALALEKNSGIPMKGVNFTFKLDGMVVSKKTWIKGHFRLPNLPEGEYTLTVSKIGCKTQILTVDVVNNETTIVRVDMEKSDG, via the coding sequence ATGAAAAAGTTTCAGGAAAATAAACTGAACATGTACTATGTAGTGCGTAGTACGGATGAAAGGTTTCAGTCGTCATGGACTGGTAACGCACCCTTTGCAGCATCGCACAATGCGTTTGTTGCAATAATTCCTTTAATAGAACAAAACAGGGATGCACAGATAGTAGAAAACACAGGAGTTACTATCGACAAAACACTAAAACGCGATACGATGACCGATAAGGCGTTGTTTATTGCAAACCGCGTAAAGTCGTACGCAACGGTAACGGGAAATAATGAGTTGCTTGGAAACGTGAAGTACACAGCTTCGGATATGAAAAAAGCAAGGGATACGGATGTGGTTGGAATTTGTGATACAATATGGGCAAAGGCAAATGCAAATGTAGCTGCATTGAGCACTTATGGGGTAACAGCGGCAATGCTAACCGATTTGCAGGCAGCAATAACGGCTTATGTAGCTGTAATACCGAAACCGCGGGCAACAAGAACGCAAACAAAAAATGCAACAGAAAATATTGAAATGTTTTTCAAGCAGGCAGATGATATTCTGACAAAAAGATTGGATGTGGATATAGAAGTTTTTAGAGCGACAAAACCTGATTTCTACAGTCAGTATAAAACAGCAAGAATAATTTTAGGTTCCGGAAACGGATTAACTTCTGTAATTGCATTGGCATTAGAAAAAAATTCAGGAATACCAATGAAAGGAGTTAATTTTACATTCAAGTTGGATGGAATGGTGGTATCGAAGAAGACATGGATAAAAGGTCATTTCAGATTGCCGAATTTACCGGAGGGTGAATATACATTAACTGTGAGTAAAATAGGCTGCAAAACACAAATTCTTACAGTGGACGTGGTAAATAATGAAACAACAATAGTTCGTGTTGATATGGAAAAATCAGATGGATGA
- a CDS encoding T9SS type A sorting domain-containing protein has product MIVLKFIIIQQTLNIKSEKNISQIIIYNITGSITFKSYEKGNNAKVDLSKFDKGMYFIKIVFGKENNTVVRKIIVN; this is encoded by the coding sequence TTGATAGTATTGAAGTTTATAATTATTCAGCAAACCCTAAATATTAAATCAGAAAAAAATATTTCACAAATAATTATTTATAATATTACAGGTTCTATAACTTTCAAATCCTATGAAAAAGGAAATAACGCAAAAGTTGATTTATCAAAATTTGATAAGGGAATGTATTTTATTAAAATTGTTTTTGGAAAAGAAAATAATACTGTTGTGAGAAAAATTATTGTGAATTGA